The Pseudomonas azotoformans genome has a segment encoding these proteins:
- the sulA gene encoding SOS-induced cell division inhibitor SulA codes for MQLVHTPQHTQLSLFEAFMAQPLAPILKETVEAPWGAEPEAFSELSLRGAAGSCLSLLAPILRDLSEEQDARWLTLIAPPASLTQAWLRDAGLNRERILLLQPRGAQSAQQLTCEALRLGRSHTVVSWLNPLSVSAKQQLISAARTGDAQSLNIRLG; via the coding sequence ATGCAACTCGTCCACACCCCACAACACACACAACTGTCGCTGTTCGAGGCCTTCATGGCCCAACCCCTTGCGCCTATCCTCAAGGAAACGGTCGAGGCGCCCTGGGGTGCAGAACCTGAGGCGTTCAGTGAATTGTCGTTGCGCGGTGCAGCGGGGAGTTGCCTGAGCCTGCTCGCGCCGATCCTGCGTGATCTGAGCGAAGAGCAGGACGCCCGCTGGCTGACGCTGATCGCCCCGCCCGCCAGCCTGACCCAGGCCTGGCTGCGGGATGCCGGTCTCAACCGCGAGCGTATCCTGCTACTGCAACCGCGCGGCGCACAAAGTGCCCAGCAGTTGACCTGTGAAGCATTGCGTCTGGGCCGCAGCCATACGGTGGTGAGCTGGTTGAACCCACTGAGTGTCAGCGCCAAGCAACAGTTGATCAGTGCCGCGCGCACGGGGGATGCGCAGAGCTTGAACATTCGATTGGGATAA
- a CDS encoding DEAD/DEAH box helicase translates to MSLTSSLTKPLAPSWANRFKEQSLERGRRYALENRVRIVECGDSTIVASCEGSGSNVYRQTISLRESAKGTLILVDSRCTCPVHTNCKHIAAVLLKVQETLAYPAAAQDAELLEKLQAVLENRAVLPQVVMEDVVPVPRLWMASVEFSAFEPRNGKMQRYIQHRAALSFNYLGNYVSGQKNADIIVRQDTQSLRIKRHPELEQPYREQLRLLGFKIATRQSKALPESAGELFEMVNDSAWLTFTLNATPTLRAEGWELLIDDDFGFDLSAVDDWYATVDEGPERDWFDLELGIIVNGERLSLLPILLNLMRSHTEILNPEKLARRRDDELILVNIPGLPNGHGPIQVALPYGRLKPVLATLGEFYLQEAGATTLRMAKADAIRLNPLEDLPLQWEGGEKIRNFAQRLRDIKDFTCVAPEGLNATLRPYQLEGLSWMQSLRQLDVGGILADDMGLGKTLQTLAHILSEKAAGRLDRPCMVVMPTSLIPNWLDEAAHFTPQLKVLALYGAGRKKHFANLQDYDLLLTTYALLPKDIEQLAALPLHVLILDEAQYIKNPSSKAAQAARELNARQRLCLSGTPLENHLGELWSLFHFLLPGWLGDVKSFNRDYRVPIEKRASDVRLQHLNGRIKPFLLRRTKEQVATELPPKTEIIHWVDLNEAQRDVYETMRLAMDKKVRDEITRKGVARSQIIILEALLKLRQVCCDLRLVNDATLPARGSSSGKLDSLMEMLEELFEEGRRILLFSQFTSMLSLIEVELKKRGVAYALLTGQTRDRRTPVKDFQSGKLQIFLISLKAGGVGLNLTEADTVIHYDPWWNPATENQATDRAYRIGQEKPVFVYKMIARGTVEEKIQHLQKEKSDLAAGVLDGRTTGDWQLGNEDIEALFAPLPNKQEKR, encoded by the coding sequence ATGTCCCTCACGTCGTCGCTGACCAAACCCCTGGCCCCTTCGTGGGCCAATCGCTTTAAAGAGCAGAGCCTTGAGCGCGGGCGACGTTATGCCCTGGAAAACCGGGTGCGCATCGTCGAGTGCGGCGACAGCACCATCGTCGCCAGTTGCGAAGGCTCCGGCAGCAACGTGTATCGCCAGACCATCTCGCTGCGTGAATCGGCCAAGGGCACCTTGATCCTGGTGGACAGCCGCTGTACCTGCCCGGTGCACACCAACTGCAAACACATCGCCGCGGTATTGCTCAAGGTCCAGGAAACCCTGGCCTACCCCGCCGCCGCACAGGATGCAGAGCTGCTGGAAAAACTCCAGGCCGTGCTGGAAAACCGTGCGGTGCTGCCGCAAGTGGTGATGGAAGACGTGGTGCCGGTACCGCGCCTGTGGATGGCCAGTGTCGAATTCAGCGCGTTTGAACCGCGCAACGGCAAGATGCAGCGCTATATCCAGCACCGGGCGGCGCTGTCGTTCAACTACCTGGGTAACTACGTCAGTGGGCAGAAAAACGCTGACATCATCGTGCGCCAGGACACCCAGAGCCTGCGCATCAAGCGGCATCCGGAGCTTGAGCAACCGTATCGTGAACAACTGCGCCTGCTGGGCTTCAAGATCGCCACGCGCCAGAGCAAGGCCCTGCCGGAAAGCGCCGGCGAGCTGTTCGAGATGGTCAATGACAGTGCCTGGCTCACCTTCACCCTCAATGCCACGCCGACACTTCGCGCCGAGGGTTGGGAGCTGCTGATCGATGACGATTTCGGCTTCGACCTCAGCGCCGTCGATGACTGGTATGCCACCGTTGATGAAGGTCCGGAGCGTGATTGGTTCGATCTGGAGCTGGGGATCATCGTCAACGGCGAGCGGCTGAGCCTGTTGCCGATCCTGCTGAACCTGATGCGGTCCCACACCGAGATTCTCAACCCGGAGAAGCTGGCGCGGCGCCGCGATGATGAGCTGATCCTGGTGAATATCCCAGGCCTGCCCAATGGCCATGGCCCGATACAAGTGGCGCTGCCCTACGGTCGACTGAAGCCCGTACTGGCGACCCTCGGTGAGTTTTACCTACAGGAAGCCGGCGCCACCACGCTGCGCATGGCCAAGGCCGATGCCATCCGGCTCAACCCACTGGAAGACTTGCCGCTGCAATGGGAGGGTGGCGAGAAGATCCGCAACTTCGCCCAGCGCCTGCGGGATATCAAGGACTTTACCTGCGTAGCGCCTGAAGGGCTGAACGCGACCTTGCGCCCCTACCAACTGGAAGGCTTGAGCTGGATGCAGTCGCTGCGTCAGTTGGATGTCGGCGGCATACTTGCGGATGACATGGGCCTGGGCAAAACCCTACAGACCCTGGCGCATATTCTCAGCGAGAAGGCCGCGGGTCGCCTGGATCGGCCGTGCATGGTGGTGATGCCCACCAGCCTGATCCCCAACTGGCTGGATGAGGCGGCGCACTTCACACCGCAACTCAAGGTCTTGGCGCTCTATGGCGCGGGGCGTAAGAAACATTTCGCCAACCTGCAGGACTACGACCTGCTGCTGACCACCTACGCGCTGCTACCCAAGGACATCGAACAACTCGCCGCCCTGCCCTTGCATGTGCTGATCCTCGATGAAGCGCAGTACATCAAGAACCCGTCCAGCAAAGCGGCCCAAGCGGCGCGCGAGCTGAACGCACGCCAGCGCCTGTGCCTGAGTGGTACGCCGCTGGAAAACCATCTGGGCGAACTGTGGTCCCTGTTTCACTTCCTGCTGCCCGGCTGGCTCGGTGACGTGAAAAGCTTCAACCGCGATTACCGCGTGCCCATCGAAAAGCGCGCCAGCGATGTACGATTGCAGCACCTCAACGGTCGGATCAAACCTTTCCTGCTGCGCCGCACCAAGGAACAGGTGGCGACAGAATTGCCCCCCAAGACCGAGATCATCCACTGGGTCGACCTCAATGAAGCCCAGCGCGACGTGTACGAAACCATGCGCCTGGCGATGGATAAGAAAGTCCGCGACGAGATCACCCGCAAAGGCGTGGCGCGCAGCCAGATCATCATTCTTGAGGCGCTGCTGAAGTTGCGCCAAGTGTGTTGCGACTTGCGGCTGGTCAACGACGCGACCCTGCCCGCCCGTGGCAGCAGCTCCGGCAAGCTGGATAGCTTGATGGAGATGCTTGAGGAACTGTTTGAGGAAGGTCGGCGGATCCTGCTGTTTTCCCAGTTCACCTCAATGTTGAGCCTGATCGAAGTCGAGCTGAAAAAACGTGGCGTGGCCTACGCACTGCTCACCGGCCAGACCCGGGATCGGCGCACACCGGTGAAGGACTTCCAGAGCGGCAAGCTGCAGATTTTTCTGATCAGCTTGAAGGCCGGCGGTGTTGGCCTGAACCTGACCGAGGCCGATACGGTGATCCATTACGATCCTTGGTGGAACCCGGCCACGGAAAACCAGGCCACCGACCGTGCCTATCGCATCGGTCAGGAGAAGCCGGTGTTCGTCTACAAGATGATTGCCCGGGGCACGGTGGAAGAGAAAATCCAGCACCTGCAGAAGGAAAAATCCGATCTGGCAGCGGGCGTGCTGGATGGGCGTACTACTGGGGACTGGCAGTTGGGCAACGAGGATATTGAAGCGTTGTTTGCGCCGTTGCCCAACAAACAGGAAAAGCGCTAG
- a CDS encoding TetR/AcrR family transcriptional regulator produces MAQSETVERILDAAEQLFAEKGFAETSLRLITSKAGVNLAAVNYHFGSKKALIQAVFSRFLGPFCASLDRELERRQAKADHKPTLEELLEILVEQALVVQPRSGNDLSIFMRLLGLAFSQSQGHLRRYLEDMYGKVFRRYMLLVNEAAPRIPPIELFWRVHFMLGAAAFSMSGIKALRAIAETDFGVNTSIEQVMRLMVPFLAAGMRAETGVTDAAMAAAQLRPRSKSAPAPAKV; encoded by the coding sequence ATGGCCCAGTCGGAAACCGTTGAACGCATTCTCGATGCTGCCGAGCAATTGTTCGCGGAAAAAGGATTTGCTGAAACTTCATTGCGGCTGATTACCAGCAAGGCTGGCGTCAACCTCGCCGCAGTGAACTATCATTTCGGCTCGAAAAAGGCCCTGATCCAGGCGGTATTCTCGCGCTTCCTGGGGCCGTTCTGCGCGAGCCTCGACCGTGAGCTGGAGCGTCGCCAGGCCAAGGCTGACCATAAGCCGACCCTGGAAGAACTGCTGGAAATCCTTGTTGAGCAAGCTCTGGTGGTTCAGCCTCGCAGCGGCAACGATTTGTCGATTTTCATGCGCCTGTTGGGCTTGGCGTTCAGCCAGAGCCAGGGTCACCTGCGCCGTTACCTCGAAGACATGTACGGCAAGGTATTTCGTCGCTATATGTTGCTGGTTAACGAGGCCGCTCCGCGTATTCCGCCGATCGAGCTGTTCTGGCGTGTGCACTTCATGCTCGGTGCCGCTGCGTTCAGCATGTCTGGGATCAAAGCGTTGCGGGCCATTGCCGAGACTGATTTCGGCGTCAACACCTCCATTGAGCAGGTCATGCGCCTGATGGTGCCGTTCCTGGCCGCCGGCATGCGCGCCGAGACCGGTGTGACCGACGCGGCCATGGCCGCTGCCCAATTGCGCCCGCGCAGCAAGTCCGCGCCAGCACCCGCCAAGGTTTGA
- the lexA gene encoding transcriptional repressor LexA, which translates to MLKLTPRQAEILAFIKRCLDDNGYPPTRAEIALELGFKSPNAAEEHLKALARKGAIEMTPGASRGIRIPGFEAKADESTLPIIGRVAAGAPILAQQHVEESCNINPTFFHPRADYLLRVHGMSMKDVGIFDGDLLAVHTTREARNGQIVVARIGDEVTVKRFKREGSKVWLLAENPEFAPIEVNLKDQDLVIEGLSVGVIRR; encoded by the coding sequence ATGCTAAAACTGACGCCACGCCAAGCTGAGATTCTGGCTTTTATCAAGCGCTGCCTCGATGACAACGGCTACCCGCCGACACGAGCGGAAATTGCGCTGGAACTGGGGTTCAAGTCCCCCAACGCCGCTGAAGAACACCTCAAGGCCCTCGCTCGCAAAGGCGCGATCGAGATGACCCCCGGTGCCTCGCGCGGTATTCGAATCCCTGGCTTCGAAGCCAAGGCCGACGAATCGACCCTGCCGATCATCGGCCGTGTCGCCGCCGGTGCGCCGATCCTGGCGCAGCAGCACGTCGAGGAATCCTGCAACATCAACCCGACCTTCTTCCATCCTCGCGCCGACTACCTGTTGCGGGTCCACGGCATGAGCATGAAGGACGTGGGCATCTTCGATGGCGACCTGCTGGCCGTCCACACCACCCGCGAAGCCCGTAATGGCCAGATCGTCGTCGCCCGCATCGGCGATGAAGTCACCGTCAAACGCTTCAAGCGCGAAGGCAGCAAGGTCTGGCTCCTGGCCGAGAACCCTGAGTTCGCCCCGATTGAAGTGAACCTGAAAGACCAGGACCTGGTGATCGAAGGCTTGAGCGTCGGCGTCATTCGCCGCTAG
- the fadB gene encoding fatty acid oxidation complex subunit alpha FadB: MIYEGKAITVKALESGIVELKFDLKGESVNKFNRLTLNELRQAVDTIKADASVKGVIVSSGKDVFIVGADITEFVDNFKLPDAELVAGNLEANKIFSDFEDLNVPTVAAINGIALGGGLEMCLAADFRVMSATAKIGLPEVKLGIYPGFGGTVRLPRLIGADNAIEWIAAGKENRAEDALKVGAVDAVVAPDKLAEAALNLIKGAISGEFDYKAKRQPKLEKLKLNAIEQMMSFETAKGFVAGQAGPNYPAPVEAIKTIQKAANFGRDKALEVEAAGFVKLAKTSAAQSLIGLFLNDQELKKKAKAYDEIAKDVKQAAVLGAGIMGGGIAYQSASKGTPILMKDINEHGIEQGLAEAAKLLVGRVDKGRMTAAKMAEVLNGIRPTLSYGDFGHVDLVVEAVVENPKVKQAVLAEVEAQVKDDTILASNTSTISISLLAKALKRPENFVGMHFFNPVHMMPLVEVIRGEKSSELAVATTVAYAKKMGKNPIVVNDCPGFLVNRVLFPYFGGFAKLVSAGVDFVRIDKVMEKFGWPMGPAYLMDVVGIDTGHHGRDVMAEGFPDRMKDDRRSAIDALYEAKRLGQKNGKGFYAYEADKKGKQKKVADPSVHEVLAPVIYEQREVSDEDIINWMMIALCLETVRCLEDGIVETAAEADMGLVYGIGFPPFRGGALRYIDSIGVAEFVALADQYADLGPLYHPTAKLREMAKNGQRFFG, from the coding sequence ATGATTTACGAAGGTAAAGCCATCACGGTTAAGGCTCTTGAAAGTGGCATCGTCGAACTGAAATTCGACCTCAAGGGTGAGTCCGTCAACAAGTTCAACCGTCTAACCCTGAATGAACTGCGTCAGGCCGTAGACACCATCAAAGCAGATGCTTCGGTCAAGGGCGTGATCGTTTCCAGCGGCAAGGACGTGTTTATCGTCGGCGCTGACATCACCGAATTCGTCGACAACTTCAAGCTGCCCGATGCCGAGCTGGTGGCTGGCAACCTCGAAGCCAACAAGATTTTCAGCGATTTTGAAGACCTCAACGTACCGACCGTCGCCGCGATCAACGGCATCGCGTTGGGCGGCGGCCTGGAAATGTGCCTGGCGGCTGACTTCCGCGTCATGTCGGCCACGGCCAAGATCGGCCTGCCTGAAGTCAAACTGGGCATCTACCCAGGTTTCGGCGGCACCGTACGCCTGCCGCGCCTGATCGGTGCCGACAACGCCATCGAGTGGATTGCCGCTGGCAAGGAAAACCGTGCTGAAGACGCGCTGAAAGTCGGTGCTGTCGACGCTGTGGTTGCCCCGGACAAACTGGCCGAAGCCGCACTGAACCTGATCAAGGGCGCCATCAGCGGCGAATTTGACTACAAGGCCAAGCGTCAGCCGAAGCTGGAAAAACTCAAGCTCAACGCCATCGAACAAATGATGTCGTTCGAAACCGCCAAAGGTTTCGTGGCTGGCCAGGCCGGCCCGAACTACCCGGCACCGGTTGAAGCGATCAAGACCATCCAGAAAGCCGCGAACTTCGGTCGCGACAAAGCCCTGGAAGTGGAAGCGGCTGGCTTCGTCAAACTGGCGAAAACCTCCGCAGCCCAGAGCCTGATCGGCCTGTTCCTGAACGATCAGGAACTGAAGAAAAAGGCCAAGGCCTACGACGAAATCGCCAAGGACGTGAAACAGGCAGCCGTACTCGGCGCCGGTATCATGGGCGGCGGTATCGCCTATCAGTCGGCGTCCAAAGGCACGCCGATCCTGATGAAAGACATCAACGAGCACGGCATCGAGCAAGGCCTGGCAGAAGCCGCCAAGCTGCTGGTCGGCCGCGTGGATAAAGGTCGCATGACCGCCGCGAAAATGGCTGAAGTGCTTAACGGCATTCGTCCTACGCTGTCCTACGGCGATTTCGGCCACGTCGACCTGGTGGTCGAAGCGGTTGTCGAGAACCCGAAGGTCAAGCAAGCCGTACTGGCTGAAGTGGAAGCCCAGGTTAAAGACGACACCATCCTGGCGTCCAACACCTCGACCATTTCCATCTCGCTGCTGGCCAAGGCCCTCAAGCGTCCGGAAAACTTCGTCGGCATGCACTTCTTCAACCCGGTGCACATGATGCCGCTGGTGGAAGTGATCCGTGGCGAGAAGTCCAGCGAGCTGGCGGTTGCCACCACCGTTGCCTACGCCAAGAAAATGGGCAAGAACCCGATCGTGGTCAACGACTGCCCGGGCTTCCTGGTCAACCGCGTGTTGTTCCCGTACTTCGGTGGTTTCGCCAAGTTGGTCAGCGCCGGCGTGGACTTCGTGCGCATCGACAAAGTCATGGAAAAATTCGGCTGGCCAATGGGCCCGGCGTACCTGATGGACGTGGTCGGCATCGACACCGGCCACCACGGTCGCGACGTCATGGCTGAAGGCTTCCCGGACCGCATGAAAGACGACCGCCGTTCGGCGATCGACGCGCTGTACGAGGCCAAGCGCCTGGGCCAGAAGAACGGCAAGGGTTTCTACGCCTACGAGGCCGACAAGAAGGGCAAGCAGAAGAAAGTGGCCGACCCGTCGGTGCATGAAGTGCTGGCTCCGGTCATCTACGAACAGCGTGAGGTGTCGGACGAAGACATCATCAACTGGATGATGATCGCCCTGTGCCTGGAAACCGTGCGTTGCCTGGAAGACGGCATCGTCGAGACCGCCGCCGAAGCCGATATGGGCCTGGTGTACGGTATTGGTTTCCCTCCATTCCGTGGTGGTGCGCTGCGTTACATCGACTCGATCGGTGTGGCCGAGTTCGTTGCCCTGGCTGATCAATACGCTGATTTGGGCCCGCTGTACCACCCGACCGCGAAGCTGCGTGAAATGGCCAAGAACGGCCAGCGCTTCTTCGGTTAA
- the fadA gene encoding acetyl-CoA C-acyltransferase FadA, giving the protein MSLNPRDVVIVDFGRTPMGRSKGGMHRNTRAEDMSAHLISKLLERNVKVDPNEVEDVIWGCVNQTLEQGWNIARMASLMTQIPHTAAGQTVSRLCGSSMSALHTAAQAIMTGNGDVFVVGGVEHMGHVSMMHGVDPNPHMSLYAAKASGMMGLTAEMLGKMHGITREAQDAFGLRSHQLAHKATVEGKFKDEIIPMNGYDENGFLKLFDYDETIRPDTTLESLAALKPAFNPKGGTVTAGTSSQITDGASCMIVMSAQRAQDLGIQPLAVIRSMAVAGVDPAIMGYGPVPATQKALKRAGLTINDIDFFELNEAFAAQALPVLKDLKVLDKMNEKVNLHGGAIALGHPFGCSGARISGTLLNVMKQNGGNLGVATMCIGLGQGISTVFERV; this is encoded by the coding sequence ATGAGCTTGAATCCAAGAGACGTCGTGATCGTCGACTTCGGTCGTACGCCGATGGGCCGCTCCAAGGGCGGCATGCACCGCAACACCCGTGCCGAAGATATGTCGGCACACCTGATCAGCAAACTGCTGGAACGCAACGTCAAGGTCGACCCGAACGAAGTCGAAGACGTGATCTGGGGCTGCGTCAACCAGACCCTGGAGCAGGGCTGGAACATTGCGCGCATGGCGTCGCTGATGACCCAGATCCCGCACACCGCCGCCGGCCAGACTGTGAGCCGCCTGTGCGGTTCGTCGATGAGCGCGCTGCACACGGCCGCCCAGGCGATCATGACCGGCAACGGTGATGTGTTCGTGGTCGGTGGCGTGGAGCATATGGGCCACGTCAGCATGATGCACGGCGTCGATCCTAACCCGCACATGTCGCTGTACGCGGCGAAAGCCTCGGGCATGATGGGCCTGACTGCGGAAATGCTTGGCAAAATGCACGGTATTACCCGCGAAGCCCAGGACGCGTTCGGCCTGCGTTCCCACCAGCTCGCCCACAAGGCGACCGTGGAAGGCAAGTTCAAGGATGAAATCATCCCGATGAACGGTTATGACGAGAACGGTTTCCTGAAACTGTTCGACTACGACGAAACCATTCGTCCGGACACCACCCTGGAAAGCCTGGCGGCGCTCAAGCCGGCGTTCAATCCAAAGGGCGGCACCGTGACTGCCGGTACTTCGTCGCAAATCACCGACGGTGCTTCGTGCATGATCGTGATGTCGGCGCAACGTGCCCAGGACCTGGGCATCCAACCGCTGGCTGTGATCCGTTCGATGGCCGTGGCGGGTGTGGACCCGGCAATCATGGGCTATGGTCCTGTACCGGCCACACAAAAAGCCTTGAAGCGCGCGGGCCTAACCATCAACGACATCGACTTCTTCGAGCTCAACGAAGCTTTCGCCGCACAGGCCTTGCCCGTGCTGAAAGATTTGAAAGTACTCGACAAGATGAATGAGAAGGTTAACCTGCACGGCGGCGCGATTGCTCTGGGCCACCCATTCGGTTGCTCCGGTGCGCGTATCTCCGGCACTTTGCTTAACGTGATGAAGCAAAATGGCGGCAACCTTGGGGTTGCAACCATGTGCATTGGTCTCGGCCAAGGCATTTCCACCGTCTTCGAACGCGTCTAA
- a CDS encoding DUF1653 domain-containing protein yields MKVEPGLYQHYKGPQYRVFSVARHSETEEEVVFYQALYGDYGFWVRPLSMFVETVEVDGEQVPRFALVQAEPSLFSGQ; encoded by the coding sequence ATGAAAGTCGAACCAGGGCTCTACCAGCATTATAAAGGTCCGCAGTACCGTGTTTTCAGTGTGGCGCGCCACTCCGAGACCGAAGAAGAAGTGGTGTTCTACCAAGCACTGTATGGCGATTACGGCTTTTGGGTGCGCCCGTTGAGCATGTTTGTGGAGACCGTCGAAGTTGACGGCGAGCAGGTCCCGCGCTTTGCTTTGGTCCAGGCCGAACCCAGTCTTTTTTCAGGGCAATAA
- a CDS encoding DUF6586 family protein, with product MANELYTRTNQKIYFAGLSLEALGRAEEGKEMNAIALVQAGREAALFHLYGALLGLCHEIAGFYRLPQAGSPRAEMIMNREVLDSMAIPELAELVEMAQSPDSWVARLLKAHADMFQPPRIPHVPKGDVTQPLIVAVALEEEEPKPLSREELEGWRQELKKMALRFREGLNEC from the coding sequence ATGGCCAACGAACTCTATACCCGTACCAATCAGAAAATTTACTTCGCGGGTTTATCCCTGGAAGCCCTTGGCCGCGCTGAGGAAGGGAAAGAGATGAATGCCATCGCGCTGGTCCAGGCGGGGCGTGAAGCGGCGTTGTTCCACCTGTACGGTGCCTTGCTGGGCCTGTGCCATGAAATCGCCGGGTTTTACCGCCTGCCTCAAGCCGGCTCGCCCCGTGCAGAAATGATCATGAATCGCGAAGTGCTGGACTCGATGGCCATTCCTGAGCTGGCCGAACTGGTGGAAATGGCTCAAAGCCCGGACAGTTGGGTGGCGCGTTTGCTCAAGGCGCATGCGGATATGTTCCAGCCACCGCGTATTCCTCATGTCCCCAAGGGGGATGTGACCCAGCCGCTGATCGTGGCGGTCGCGCTGGAAGAGGAAGAACCCAAGCCGTTAAGCCGGGAAGAGCTGGAAGGCTGGCGCCAGGAGCTGAAAAAGATGGCGCTGCGTTTTCGCGAAGGTCTCAACGAGTGTTGA
- a CDS encoding CsiV family protein, with protein sequence MRLIRMLSLLLVVVAPAAFADSPYQVEMILVRQNAEPVINSRAAPENWDAGAARLGDRLSPPRLSNIVDKLRADSTYTVLLHKAWEQNLGEQPVKVAITDGSEQFGQFPIEGVLSLQLGRFTDIDANFWINQFDANGSVIASEHLSQTDVRTKNNQLNYLDGGHLALLIKITSLTAKPPSAPPPDIQD encoded by the coding sequence ATGCGCCTGATCCGCATGTTGAGCCTGTTGTTGGTGGTCGTGGCCCCTGCGGCGTTCGCCGATAGCCCGTACCAGGTGGAAATGATCCTGGTGCGCCAGAACGCCGAGCCGGTGATCAACAGCCGCGCCGCCCCGGAAAACTGGGATGCCGGAGCGGCGCGCCTGGGCGATAGACTGAGCCCGCCGCGCCTGTCCAACATTGTCGATAAGCTGCGTGCCGACTCTACCTATACGGTGCTGCTGCATAAGGCGTGGGAACAGAACCTGGGCGAGCAGCCGGTCAAGGTCGCGATCACCGACGGTTCGGAGCAATTCGGCCAGTTTCCGATCGAGGGCGTGTTGAGCCTGCAACTGGGGCGTTTTACCGATATCGATGCGAACTTCTGGATCAACCAGTTCGACGCCAACGGCAGCGTGATCGCCAGCGAGCACCTGAGCCAGACCGACGTGCGCACCAAAAACAACCAACTGAACTACCTGGACGGCGGCCACCTGGCGCTGCTGATCAAGATCACCTCGCTGACCGCCAAGCCACCCAGCGCGCCCCCGCCCGACATCCAGGACTGA
- the nagZ gene encoding beta-N-acetylhexosaminidase, translating into MTAALQGSLMVDVAGTWLTAEDRHLLRQPEVGGLIIFARNIEHPRQVRELSAAIRAVRPDLLLAVDQEGGRVQRLRQGFVRLPAMRALADNPNAEYLAEQCGWIMATEVLAVGLDLSFAPVLDLDYQRSAVVGTRSFEGDPERAAVLAGAFIRGMNSAGMAATGKHFPGHGWAEADSHVAIPNDERSLEQIRANDLVPFARLSKQLAAVMPAHVIYPQVDAQPAGFSRRWLQDILRGELRFDGVIFSDDLSMAGAHVVGDAASRIEAALTAGCDMGLVCNDRAAAELALTAAQRMKVKPSARIARMRGQAIASMDYKQDPRWLKALTALRDAQLI; encoded by the coding sequence ATGACTGCTGCCCTGCAAGGTTCTTTGATGGTCGATGTGGCTGGCACCTGGCTGACGGCCGAGGACCGCCACCTGCTGCGCCAGCCTGAAGTGGGCGGCCTGATCATTTTCGCGCGCAATATCGAGCATCCGCGCCAAGTGCGGGAATTGAGCGCCGCGATTCGCGCCGTGCGCCCGGACCTGTTGCTGGCTGTCGACCAGGAAGGCGGCCGCGTACAGCGCCTGCGCCAGGGCTTTGTGCGCCTGCCGGCCATGCGTGCGTTGGCCGACAACCCCAACGCCGAATACCTGGCCGAGCAGTGTGGCTGGATCATGGCGACTGAAGTGCTGGCCGTTGGCCTGGACCTGAGTTTCGCCCCGGTGCTGGACCTGGACTACCAGCGCAGCGCCGTGGTCGGCACCCGTTCCTTCGAAGGCGACCCGGAGCGCGCCGCCGTGCTGGCCGGTGCCTTCATTCGCGGCATGAACAGCGCCGGCATGGCCGCCACCGGCAAGCACTTCCCCGGTCACGGTTGGGCTGAGGCCGACTCCCACGTCGCCATTCCCAATGATGAACGTAGCCTGGAACAGATTCGCGCCAATGACTTGGTACCTTTCGCACGCTTGAGCAAGCAACTCGCAGCGGTGATGCCCGCGCACGTGATCTATCCGCAAGTCGACGCCCAGCCAGCCGGGTTTTCGCGACGCTGGTTGCAGGATATCCTGCGTGGTGAGTTGCGGTTCGATGGCGTGATTTTCAGTGATGACCTGTCCATGGCCGGTGCCCACGTGGTGGGCGACGCCGCCAGCCGTATCGAAGCGGCGCTGACGGCGGGTTGCGACATGGGCCTGGTGTGCAATGATCGCGCGGCTGCAGAACTGGCGTTGACCGCCGCCCAGCGCATGAAGGTCAAGCCATCGGCTCGAATCGCGCGGATGCGCGGCCAGGCGATTGCGTCGATGGACTACAAACAGGATCCGCGTTGGCTGAAAGCCCTCACTGCCTTGCGCGATGCGCAGTTGATCTAG